The Xanthomonas sp. DAR 34887 genome has a segment encoding these proteins:
- the ccmA gene encoding heme ABC exporter ATP-binding protein CcmA, with product MTDPLHSPPPLLAAHGLTFARDDAAVFGPLDFHLDAGEALLVQGDNGAGKTTLLRVLVGLLRAEAGRIEIDGRPVRRGDRARYMAYLGHLGALKADLSTLENLHYLCGLQGRRAKQMPGSALAIVGLAGYEDTLVRQLSAGQKKRLALARVWLSPAPLWLLDEPYANLDLDGITLVNRMIAAHLRSGGAALVTTHGAYAAPPVRTRMLSLSGVAA from the coding sequence ATGACCGATCCGCTGCATTCCCCGCCGCCGCTGCTGGCCGCGCACGGGCTCACCTTCGCCCGCGACGACGCCGCCGTGTTCGGTCCGCTGGACTTCCATCTGGATGCGGGCGAAGCGCTGCTGGTGCAGGGCGACAACGGCGCCGGCAAGACCACCCTGCTGCGGGTGCTGGTCGGGCTGCTGCGCGCCGAGGCCGGGCGCATCGAGATCGACGGCCGTCCGGTGCGCCGCGGCGACCGCGCGCGCTACATGGCCTATCTCGGCCACCTGGGCGCGCTGAAGGCGGACCTGAGCACCTTGGAAAACCTGCACTACCTGTGCGGCCTGCAGGGCCGCCGCGCCAAGCAGATGCCGGGCAGCGCGCTGGCCATCGTCGGCCTGGCCGGCTACGAGGACACCTTGGTGCGGCAGCTGTCGGCCGGGCAGAAGAAGCGCCTCGCGCTGGCCAGGGTGTGGCTGTCGCCGGCGCCGCTGTGGCTGCTCGACGAGCCCTACGCCAATCTCGACCTGGACGGCATCACCCTGGTCAACCGGATGATCGCCGCGCACCTGCGCAGCGGCGGCGCGGCGCTGGTCACCACCCATGGCGCCTATGCCGCGCCACCGGTGCGCACGCGCATGCTGAGCCTGAGCGGGGTGGCCGCATGA
- the ccmB gene encoding heme exporter protein CcmB, translating into MSLAAPVPSLWQATRALLLRDLRLLWRRRGDALQPALFALLIVALFALALGNQPRLLGEVASAALWLASLLAGLLALDSLFRGDAEDGSLEQWLLAPVPLAWLVLVRVLLHWLTTALPLIVATPLLGELLHLPHDRMPVLLASLALGTPLLSLIGAVVAALTVSMKRAGILVALLALPLYVPVLVFGAGSVAAAAQGLDPSGGLLLLAAGLVLGLVLAPLAAAAAIRISLS; encoded by the coding sequence ATGAGCCTGGCCGCCCCCGTTCCGTCCCTGTGGCAGGCCACCCGTGCGTTGCTGCTGCGCGACCTGCGCCTGCTGTGGCGGCGCCGCGGCGACGCGCTGCAGCCGGCGCTGTTCGCGCTGCTGATCGTGGCCCTGTTCGCGCTGGCGCTGGGCAACCAGCCGCGCCTGCTCGGCGAGGTCGCCAGCGCCGCGCTGTGGCTGGCATCGCTGCTGGCCGGACTGCTGGCGCTGGACAGCCTGTTCCGCGGCGACGCCGAGGACGGCTCGCTGGAACAATGGCTGCTGGCGCCGGTACCGTTGGCCTGGCTGGTGTTGGTGCGGGTACTGCTGCACTGGCTGACCACCGCGCTGCCGCTGATCGTGGCCACCCCGCTGCTGGGCGAATTGCTGCACCTGCCGCATGACCGCATGCCGGTGCTGCTGGCATCGTTGGCGCTGGGCACGCCGCTGCTGAGCCTGATCGGTGCGGTGGTGGCGGCGCTGACGGTGAGCATGAAGCGCGCCGGGATCCTGGTCGCGCTGCTGGCGCTGCCGCTGTACGTGCCGGTGCTGGTGTTCGGCGCCGGCAGCGTGGCGGCCGCGGCGCAGGGCCTGGACCCCAGCGGCGGCCTGCTGCTGCTGGCGGCCGGACTGGTGCTGGGCCTGGTGCTGGCGCCGCTGGCGGCGGCGGCGGCGATCCGCATCTCGTTGAGCTGA
- the ccmC gene encoding heme ABC transporter permease CcmC, with translation MSSVVRWFHQLGSPPAFDRFAARWTRWCYLAALLLGGLGIWQALFVVPADRLQSDAFRILYIHVPSAWMSLFVFGLMALYAAIAQVWRIKLCEVLAMACAPIGAAFTVITLLTGSIWGKPMWGAWWDWDPRLTTELILLFLYIGVMGLYLAIEDRRNAARAAGLLAIVGVVLLPVIRYSVVWWNSLHQGQTIRLFGQSSMDPSMLPPLWWMVAATKFWFAGSLLARARADNLRREAGKDWVAKLAEARG, from the coding sequence ATGTCCTCCGTCGTCCGCTGGTTCCACCAACTCGGTTCGCCCCCCGCCTTCGACCGCTTCGCCGCGCGCTGGACGCGCTGGTGCTATCTGGCCGCGCTGCTGCTGGGCGGGCTGGGGATCTGGCAGGCGCTGTTCGTGGTGCCGGCCGACCGCCTGCAGAGCGACGCCTTCCGCATCCTCTACATCCATGTGCCCAGCGCGTGGATGAGCCTGTTCGTGTTCGGGCTGATGGCGCTGTATGCGGCGATCGCGCAGGTGTGGCGGATCAAGCTGTGCGAAGTGCTGGCGATGGCCTGCGCGCCGATCGGCGCCGCCTTCACCGTGATCACCCTGCTGACCGGCAGCATCTGGGGCAAGCCGATGTGGGGCGCCTGGTGGGACTGGGACCCGCGCCTGACCACCGAACTGATCCTGCTGTTCCTGTACATCGGGGTGATGGGTCTGTACCTGGCGATCGAAGACCGCCGCAATGCCGCGCGCGCGGCCGGGCTGCTGGCCATCGTCGGCGTGGTGCTGCTGCCGGTGATCCGCTATTCGGTGGTGTGGTGGAACTCGCTGCACCAAGGCCAGACCATCCGCCTGTTCGGCCAGTCGAGCATGGACCCGAGCATGCTGCCGCCGCTGTGGTGGATGGTGGCGGCGACCAAGTTCTGGTTCGCCGGTTCGCTGCTGGCGCGCGCGCGCGCCGACAATCTGCGTCGCGAAGCCGGCAAGGACTGGGTGGCGAAACTGGCGGAGGCGCGCGGATGA
- a CDS encoding heme exporter protein CcmD, translating to MNYLPYVIGAYAVFVGVLLADFVLARLQLRGALRAAKLRAQRKQQPKPDPATLDLSR from the coding sequence ATGAACTACCTGCCCTATGTGATCGGCGCCTATGCGGTGTTCGTCGGCGTGCTGCTGGCCGACTTCGTGCTGGCGCGGCTGCAGCTGCGCGGCGCGCTGCGTGCGGCGAAGCTGCGCGCGCAGCGCAAGCAGCAACCCAAGCCCGACCCTGCGACGCTGGACCTGAGCCGATGA
- the ccmE gene encoding cytochrome c maturation protein CcmE, producing the protein MTPQRKRRLLLLMVLVLAAGLTTTLVAMALQRNTAYLYTPAEVLAGKTAEHARFRLGGMVEKGSFQRAPGSLLARFKVTDGDAQLTVSYDRILPDLFREGQAVVATGRMHDGVFVAEDVLAKHDETYMPKELEEKMGSAHRKHDVAEAAR; encoded by the coding sequence ATGACTCCGCAACGCAAGCGCCGCCTGCTGCTATTGATGGTGCTGGTGCTGGCCGCCGGCCTGACCACCACGCTGGTGGCGATGGCGCTGCAGCGCAATACCGCTTACCTGTACACCCCGGCCGAAGTGCTGGCCGGCAAGACCGCCGAACACGCGCGCTTCCGCCTCGGCGGCATGGTCGAGAAAGGCTCGTTCCAGCGCGCGCCCGGCTCGCTGCTGGCGCGGTTCAAGGTCACCGACGGCGATGCGCAGCTGACCGTCAGCTACGACCGGATCCTGCCCGACCTGTTCCGCGAAGGCCAGGCGGTGGTGGCCACCGGCCGCATGCACGACGGCGTGTTCGTGGCCGAGGACGTGCTGGCCAAGCACGACGAAACCTACATGCCCAAGGAACTGGAAGAGAAGATGGGCAGCGCGCATCGCAAGCACGATGTGGCGGAGGCGGCGCGGTGA
- a CDS encoding heme lyase CcmF/NrfE family subunit: MLPELGQVLLILALLAALLQAAVPLAGAQRGDARWMAVARPAAFAQLALVAGAFAVLTHAFLVQDFSVAYVAENSNSLLPLVYRYSAVWGAHEGSLLLWTLILALWTGAVAVFSRSLPAPVMARVIGTLALVSLGFLAFLLFTSNPFARLLPAPLEGRDLNPLLQDPGLVIHPPLLYAGYVGFAVPFAFAIAALLDGQVDARWLRWTRPWTNVAWGFLTIGIALGSWWAYYELGWGGWWFWDPVENASFMPWLAGAALLHSQAVTEKRGSFTAWTLLLAIAAFSLSLLGTFLVRSGVLTSVHSFAADPARGLFILVFLSLVCGGALLLYALRGGRIAAGAGDARQRFAASSRETLLLANNLLLTCACAMVLLGTLYPLLADALGLGKLSVGPPYFGTLFVVLMAPLVALLPFGPLTRWQREQPSRPLALLAPWAGLALLAGVLGFFLAPQGPWKTAAGVAGAAWVLLGTARFVWSRFQLKGSRFTAEMLGMTLAHAGIAVFLTGALLVEALDQQREVALAPGQSLQMGRYRFEFQSLDQIRGPNYVSDRAHVQVLRDDRPLALLHPEKRVYASGGQSLSEAGIHPGLLGDVYIALGEPLGGNAWAMRLHVKPFVRWIWLGAALMALGGFVTAGDRRFRRSPEKS, encoded by the coding sequence ATGCTGCCTGAACTCGGCCAAGTCCTGCTGATCCTGGCCCTGCTGGCCGCGCTGCTGCAGGCGGCGGTGCCGCTGGCCGGCGCGCAGCGCGGCGACGCGCGCTGGATGGCGGTGGCACGGCCGGCCGCGTTCGCGCAGCTGGCGCTGGTCGCCGGCGCGTTCGCGGTGCTGACCCATGCGTTCCTGGTGCAGGATTTCTCGGTGGCCTACGTGGCCGAGAATTCCAACTCGCTGCTGCCGCTGGTCTACCGCTATTCGGCGGTGTGGGGCGCGCACGAAGGCTCGTTGCTGCTGTGGACGCTGATCCTGGCGCTGTGGACCGGCGCGGTCGCGGTGTTCTCGCGCAGCCTGCCGGCGCCGGTGATGGCGCGGGTGATCGGCACGCTGGCGCTGGTCAGTCTGGGGTTCCTGGCGTTCCTGCTGTTCACATCCAATCCGTTCGCGCGGCTGCTGCCGGCGCCGCTGGAAGGCCGCGACCTCAACCCGCTGCTGCAGGACCCGGGCCTGGTCATCCACCCGCCGCTGCTGTACGCCGGCTACGTCGGCTTCGCGGTGCCGTTCGCATTCGCGATCGCCGCGCTGCTCGACGGCCAGGTCGATGCGCGCTGGCTGCGCTGGACGCGGCCATGGACCAACGTGGCCTGGGGCTTCCTGACCATCGGCATCGCGCTGGGCAGCTGGTGGGCCTATTACGAGCTCGGCTGGGGCGGCTGGTGGTTCTGGGACCCGGTGGAGAACGCCAGCTTCATGCCGTGGCTGGCCGGCGCGGCACTGCTGCATTCGCAGGCGGTGACCGAAAAACGCGGCAGCTTCACCGCCTGGACCCTGCTGCTGGCGATCGCCGCGTTCTCGCTGTCGCTGCTGGGCACGTTTCTGGTGCGTTCCGGAGTGCTGACCAGCGTGCACTCCTTTGCCGCCGATCCCGCCCGCGGCCTGTTCATCCTGGTGTTCCTGAGCCTGGTCTGCGGCGGTGCGCTGCTGCTGTACGCGCTGCGCGGCGGGCGCATCGCCGCTGGCGCCGGCGACGCACGCCAGCGCTTCGCCGCGTCCTCGCGCGAGACCCTGCTGCTGGCCAACAACCTGCTGCTGACCTGCGCCTGCGCGATGGTGCTGCTGGGCACGCTGTATCCGCTGCTGGCCGACGCCCTGGGGCTGGGCAAGCTGTCGGTCGGCCCGCCCTACTTCGGCACCCTGTTCGTGGTGCTGATGGCGCCGCTGGTGGCGCTGCTGCCGTTCGGCCCGCTGACCCGCTGGCAGCGCGAACAACCGTCGCGGCCGCTGGCGCTGCTGGCGCCGTGGGCCGGGCTGGCCCTGCTGGCCGGCGTGCTCGGTTTCTTCCTGGCGCCGCAGGGACCGTGGAAGACCGCCGCCGGCGTGGCCGGCGCGGCCTGGGTGCTGCTCGGCACCGCGCGTTTCGTGTGGAGCCGCTTCCAGCTCAAGGGCAGCCGCTTCACTGCAGAGATGCTGGGCATGACCCTGGCGCATGCCGGCATCGCCGTGTTCCTGACCGGCGCGCTGCTGGTGGAAGCGCTGGACCAGCAACGCGAAGTGGCGCTGGCGCCGGGGCAGAGCCTGCAGATGGGCCGCTACCGCTTCGAGTTCCAGAGCCTGGACCAGATCCGCGGCCCCAACTACGTGTCCGATCGCGCGCACGTGCAGGTGCTGCGCGACGACCGCCCGCTGGCGCTGCTGCATCCGGAAAAGCGCGTCTACGCCAGCGGCGGGCAGAGCCTGAGCGAGGCCGGCATCCATCCCGGCCTGCTCGGCGACGTCTATATCGCCCTGGGCGAACCGCTGGGCGGCAACGCCTGGGCGATGCGCCTGCATGTCAAACCGTTCGTTCGCTGGATCTGGCTCGGCGCGGCGCTGATGGCGCTGGGTGGCTTCGTCACCGCCGGCGACCGGCGTTTCCGTCGTTCCCCGGAGAAATCCTGA
- a CDS encoding DsbE family thiol:disulfide interchange protein: MSAPAPRRLPLAAIVLGALFFLGLLALMFYAVQRSGVADRDALPSALIGKPAPAFDLPVLHDASIRVRSAELRGAPYVLNVWGSWCATCREEHPVLTRFALTKRVRVIGYDWKDTREDALHWLEQLGNPFLVVLFDPDGRTAIDWGVAAAPETFLVDARGVVRWKHSGALTDQIVQDELLPALLQAERDAPTTKQGRATP; this comes from the coding sequence ATGTCCGCTCCCGCTCCACGCCGCCTGCCGCTCGCCGCCATCGTGCTCGGTGCCCTGTTCTTCCTCGGCCTGTTGGCGCTGATGTTCTATGCGGTGCAACGCTCCGGGGTGGCCGATCGCGATGCGTTGCCGTCGGCGCTGATCGGCAAGCCGGCGCCGGCGTTCGACCTGCCGGTGCTGCACGACGCCTCGATCCGCGTGCGCAGCGCCGAACTGCGCGGCGCGCCGTACGTGCTCAACGTGTGGGGCAGCTGGTGCGCCACCTGCCGCGAGGAACATCCGGTGCTGACCCGCTTCGCGCTGACCAAGCGCGTGCGGGTGATCGGCTACGACTGGAAGGACACCCGCGAAGACGCGCTGCACTGGCTGGAGCAGTTGGGCAATCCGTTCTTGGTGGTGCTGTTCGACCCGGACGGGCGCACCGCGATCGACTGGGGCGTGGCCGCGGCGCCGGAGACCTTCCTGGTCGACGCGCGCGGCGTGGTGCGCTGGAAGCATTCGGGCGCATTGACCGACCAGATCGTGCAGGACGAACTGCTGCCGGCGCTGCTGCAGGCCGAACGCGACGCGCCGACGACCAAGCAGGGCCGGGCCACCCCGTGA
- a CDS encoding cytochrome c-type biogenesis protein, whose translation MTRRWLALLLVVLACAGHATAQPVADQTPLAYRSAAEEARFHALTAELRCVQCQNQSLADSHAQIALDLRREVLQLMQQGRSDAEIKRFLVDRYGEFVLYRPQVEARTWLLWFGPLLLLGAGALLVAWVVRRRAPAGAVPPVQEEQEW comes from the coding sequence GTGACGCGCCGCTGGCTCGCGCTGCTGCTGGTAGTGCTGGCGTGCGCCGGGCACGCCACTGCGCAACCGGTGGCCGACCAGACCCCGCTGGCGTACCGCTCCGCGGCTGAGGAAGCGCGCTTCCACGCGCTGACCGCCGAACTGCGCTGCGTGCAGTGCCAGAACCAGTCGCTGGCCGACTCGCATGCGCAGATCGCGCTGGACCTGCGCCGCGAAGTGTTGCAGCTGATGCAGCAGGGGCGTTCGGACGCGGAGATCAAGCGCTTCCTGGTCGATCGCTACGGTGAGTTCGTGCTGTACCGGCCGCAGGTGGAAGCGCGCACCTGGCTGCTATGGTTCGGGCCGTTGCTGCTGCTCGGCGCCGGTGCGCTGCTGGTGGCCTGGGTGGTGCGCCGCCGCGCGCCGGCCGGCGCCGTGCCGCCCGTGCAGGAGGAACAGGAATGGTGA
- a CDS encoding tetratricopeptide repeat protein: MLSWGMHAAAAILAALVFGAVLWPLRRSRGGAPLLAVAVLALGVAAAALYALIGTPRALQAQNREAPRNLEDGVAQLQAALTKDPSRAEGWALLARSQMSLGRPNEAAAAFARAVQLAPDEAQWLVQAAEARALATPQRQFDDQGIAWLRHALQVEPNNERAAWFLGIAQRQRGQNAEAAATWEALLPRVDAATAAALRPQIDAARADAGLPALPAAAPGATALAAASATTAANPAASPAPVAAGMLTVAVSLDPQFAARVRLRGDASVFVIARVPGGPPMPVAVQKHALQSLPLRVTLSDSDSPMPTQKLSQLKQVQVLARLSNSGNAMRQEGDLESAPVTVTLPAATPVELVIGKP; the protein is encoded by the coding sequence ATGCTGAGCTGGGGCATGCATGCCGCCGCGGCGATACTGGCCGCGCTCGTGTTCGGCGCGGTGCTGTGGCCGTTGCGGCGTAGCCGCGGCGGCGCGCCGCTGCTCGCCGTCGCGGTGCTGGCATTGGGCGTGGCCGCCGCCGCGCTGTATGCGCTGATCGGCACGCCGCGCGCGCTGCAGGCACAGAACCGCGAAGCGCCGCGCAACCTGGAAGACGGCGTGGCGCAGTTGCAGGCGGCGCTGACCAAGGATCCGAGCCGCGCCGAGGGCTGGGCGCTGCTGGCGCGCTCGCAGATGTCGCTGGGCCGTCCCAATGAGGCTGCTGCCGCGTTCGCACGCGCGGTGCAGCTGGCGCCGGACGAAGCGCAATGGCTGGTGCAGGCGGCCGAAGCACGCGCGCTGGCCACGCCGCAGCGCCAGTTCGACGACCAGGGCATTGCCTGGCTGCGGCATGCCCTGCAGGTCGAACCGAACAACGAGCGCGCCGCCTGGTTCCTGGGCATCGCGCAGCGCCAGCGCGGCCAGAACGCCGAAGCCGCCGCGACCTGGGAGGCGCTGCTGCCGCGCGTGGATGCTGCCACCGCCGCCGCACTGCGCCCGCAGATCGACGCGGCGCGCGCAGACGCCGGGTTGCCGGCGCTGCCAGCTGCCGCGCCAGGCGCAACGGCGCTGGCCGCGGCCAGCGCGACGACCGCCGCGAACCCCGCCGCCTCGCCTGCACCCGTCGCTGCCGGCATGCTCACCGTTGCGGTGTCGCTGGATCCGCAATTCGCCGCGCGCGTGCGCCTGCGCGGCGACGCCAGCGTGTTCGTGATCGCGCGCGTGCCGGGTGGCCCGCCGATGCCGGTCGCGGTGCAGAAGCATGCGCTGCAATCGCTGCCGCTGCGCGTGACCCTGAGCGACAGCGACAGCCCGATGCCGACGCAGAAGCTGTCGCAGCTCAAGCAGGTGCAGGTGCTGGCGCGGCTCTCCAACAGCGGCAACGCGATGCGCCAGGAAGGCGACCTGGAATCGGCACCGGTGACGGTAACGCTGCCGGCGGCGACGCCGGTGGAGTTGGTGATCGGCAAGCCGTAG
- the metX gene encoding homoserine O-acetyltransferase MetX, with the protein MTEFIPPGSRFLALPSPFPMKRGGQLRDARVAYETWGTLAADRSNAILIVTGLSPDAHAAAHADDPSPGWWEAMLGTGKPIDTQRWFVICVNSLGSCKGSTGPASPDPDDAQPYRLRFPELSIEDVADAAAHVVRALGIARLACVIGNSMGGMTALALLRRHPGLARSHINISGSAQALPFSIAIRSLQREAIRLDPNWNGGAYDEATYPESGMRMARKLGVITYRSALEWDGRFGRVRLDSDQADDDPFGLEFQVESYLEGHARRFVRRFDPNCYLYLSRSMDWFDLAEYAGGDVLAGLATIRVERALAIGANTDILFPVQQQQQIADGLRAGGADAQFLGLDSPQGHDAFLVDFARFGPAVKGFLDAL; encoded by the coding sequence ATGACCGAATTCATTCCTCCCGGCAGCCGCTTCCTCGCCCTGCCCTCGCCGTTCCCGATGAAGCGCGGCGGCCAGCTGCGCGACGCGCGCGTCGCCTACGAGACCTGGGGCACGCTGGCAGCCGACCGCAGCAACGCGATCCTGATCGTGACCGGGCTGTCGCCGGACGCGCACGCCGCCGCGCATGCCGACGATCCCAGCCCCGGCTGGTGGGAGGCGATGCTCGGCACCGGCAAGCCGATCGACACGCAGCGCTGGTTCGTGATCTGCGTGAATTCGTTGGGTAGCTGCAAGGGCTCGACCGGCCCGGCCTCGCCGGATCCGGACGACGCGCAGCCGTATCGCCTGCGTTTCCCGGAGCTGTCGATCGAAGACGTCGCCGATGCCGCCGCGCACGTGGTGCGCGCGCTGGGCATCGCGCGGCTGGCGTGCGTGATCGGCAATTCGATGGGCGGCATGACCGCGCTGGCGCTGCTGCGCCGGCATCCGGGGCTGGCGCGCAGCCACATCAACATCTCCGGCAGCGCGCAGGCATTGCCGTTCTCGATCGCGATCCGCTCGCTGCAGCGCGAGGCGATCCGCCTGGATCCGAACTGGAACGGCGGCGCCTACGACGAGGCCACGTATCCGGAGTCGGGCATGCGCATGGCGCGCAAGCTGGGCGTCATCACCTACCGCTCGGCGCTGGAATGGGATGGCCGCTTCGGCCGCGTACGGCTGGATTCGGACCAGGCCGACGACGATCCGTTCGGCCTGGAATTCCAGGTGGAAAGCTATCTGGAAGGCCATGCGCGGCGCTTCGTGCGCCGCTTCGATCCGAACTGCTACCTGTACCTGAGCCGCTCGATGGACTGGTTCGACCTGGCCGAATACGCCGGCGGCGACGTGCTCGCCGGGCTGGCCACGATCCGCGTCGAGCGCGCGCTGGCGATCGGCGCCAACACCGACATCCTGTTCCCGGTGCAGCAACAGCAGCAGATCGCCGATGGCCTGCGCGCCGGCGGCGCCGATGCGCAGTTCCTGGGCCTGGACTCGCCGCAGGGACACGATGCGTTCCTGGTCGATTTCGCGCGCTTCGGGCCGGCGGTGAAGGGATTTCTGGACGCGTTGTAG
- the cydC gene encoding thiol reductant ABC exporter subunit CydC yields the protein MSGPVRDDDLRSVFGRHHGRLLLTALLLLCTMLAGVGLLGLSGGFLTAAALAGVAGMGSGFNFFSPSAGIRALTFARIASRYGEKLVGHDATLRIARDLRVWFFRRALPLAPARLGASRTGELLARLMSDIGEVDGLVVRALAPLAALLGIGIAGVAAAAAIYWPAALLLAVLAVAIGAGVPWMVARGGRVREQRRAQQRETLRTLAYEGLEGAADLAALDAQADWIARVDASVHDLRAHDRQQRQRLIGGNALHALCAALGLLAMLWLALGAARADLIGAEQAAGLLFLTVALLEVWAGAGLAWQALQSGRVAAQRLQAIAGQDAPVADPAQAQPLPAVGDVQFDAVVFAWPGATRHVLDGVGLRIAPGERVAICGDSGSGKTTLSALLLRLWDPQQGSVRYAGVDLRELAQAQWHQRIAWLPQGAPVFAGSVRDNLRLGAPDADDAILQRALADVRLDAWLHEVGGLGAWLGENGATMSAGQARRLALARALLRNAPLLVLDEPTEGLDVDTAQALLRDLSQALGQRSLLLISHDALPEGVVHTRYRLQQGRLQAEP from the coding sequence ATGAGCGGCCCAGTGCGTGACGACGATCTGCGCAGCGTATTCGGCCGTCACCATGGCCGCCTGCTGCTGACCGCGCTGCTGCTGTTGTGCACGATGCTGGCCGGGGTCGGCCTGCTCGGCCTGTCGGGCGGCTTCCTGACCGCCGCGGCGCTGGCCGGCGTGGCCGGCATGGGCAGCGGCTTCAACTTCTTCTCGCCCTCGGCCGGCATCCGCGCGCTGACCTTCGCCCGCATCGCCTCGCGCTACGGCGAGAAGCTGGTGGGCCACGACGCCACCTTGCGCATCGCCCGCGACCTGCGCGTGTGGTTCTTCCGCCGCGCGCTGCCGCTGGCGCCGGCCAGGCTCGGCGCCAGCCGTACCGGCGAATTGCTGGCACGCCTGATGTCCGACATCGGCGAGGTCGATGGCCTAGTGGTACGCGCATTGGCGCCGCTGGCGGCGCTGCTCGGCATCGGCATCGCCGGCGTGGCCGCGGCGGCCGCGATTTATTGGCCGGCAGCGCTGCTGTTGGCGGTGCTGGCGGTGGCGATCGGCGCCGGCGTGCCGTGGATGGTCGCGCGCGGCGGCCGCGTGCGCGAGCAGCGTCGCGCGCAGCAGCGCGAAACGCTGCGCACGCTGGCCTACGAAGGCCTGGAAGGCGCTGCCGATCTTGCCGCGCTGGACGCGCAGGCCGACTGGATCGCGCGCGTGGACGCCAGCGTGCACGACCTGCGCGCGCACGACCGCCAGCAGCGGCAGCGCCTGATCGGCGGCAATGCGCTGCATGCGCTGTGCGCCGCGCTGGGCCTGCTGGCGATGCTGTGGCTGGCGCTGGGCGCGGCCCGTGCCGATCTGATCGGCGCCGAACAGGCGGCCGGGCTGCTGTTCCTCACCGTGGCCCTGCTCGAGGTCTGGGCCGGCGCCGGCCTGGCCTGGCAGGCGCTGCAATCCGGCCGCGTCGCCGCGCAGCGGCTGCAGGCCATCGCCGGGCAGGACGCGCCGGTCGCCGACCCCGCACAGGCGCAGCCGTTGCCCGCCGTTGGCGACGTGCAGTTCGACGCGGTCGTCTTCGCCTGGCCCGGGGCGACCCGGCACGTGCTCGACGGCGTCGGCCTGCGCATCGCGCCGGGCGAGCGCGTCGCGATCTGCGGCGACAGCGGCAGCGGCAAGACCACCTTGTCGGCGCTGCTGCTGCGCCTGTGGGATCCGCAGCAGGGCAGCGTCCGCTATGCCGGCGTGGACTTGCGCGAGCTGGCCCAGGCGCAATGGCACCAGCGCATCGCCTGGCTGCCGCAGGGCGCGCCGGTGTTCGCCGGCAGCGTGCGCGACAACCTGCGCCTGGGCGCGCCCGATGCCGACGACGCCATCTTGCAACGCGCGCTCGCCGACGTGCGCCTGGACGCGTGGCTGCACGAAGTCGGCGGCCTGGGCGCGTGGCTGGGCGAGAACGGCGCGACCATGTCCGCCGGCCAGGCGCGGCGCCTGGCCCTGGCCCGCGCGCTGCTGCGCAACGCGCCGCTGCTGGTGCTGGACGAGCCCACCGAAGGCCTGGACGTGGACACCGCGCAAGCCCTGCTGCGCGACCTGAGCCAGGCGCTGGGGCAGCGCAGCTTGCTGTTGATCAGCCACGATGCTTTGCCGGAAGGCGTGGTGCATACCCGTTATCGGTTGCAGCAGGGACGGTTGCAGGCCGAGCCGTAG